A part of Rattus norvegicus strain BN/NHsdMcwi chromosome 4, GRCr8, whole genome shotgun sequence genomic DNA contains:
- the Tas2r121 gene encoding taste receptor type 2 member 13, translating into MGSSLYDILTIVMIAEFIFGNVTNGFIVLTNCIAWLSKRTLSFIGWIQLFLAISRVVLIWEMLLAWLKYMKYSFSYLAGTELRVMMLTWVVSNHFSLWLATILSIFYLLKIASFSRPVFLYLKWRVKKVLLLILLGNLIFLMFNILQINTHIEDWMDQYKRNITWDSRVNEFVGFSNLVLLEMIMFSVTPFTVALVSFILLIFSLWKHLQKMHLSSRGERDPSTKAHVNALRIMVSFLLLYATYFISFFISLIPMAHKKGLDLMFSLTVGLFYPSSHSFILILGHSNLRHSSCLVITYLRCKEKD; encoded by the coding sequence ATGGGAAGCAGCCTGTATGATATCTTAACTATTGTCATGATTGCAGAGTTTATATTCGGAAATGTGACCAATGGATTCATAGTGCTGACAAACTGTATTGCTTGGCTCAGTAAAAGAACTCTTTCTTTCATTGGTTGGATCCAGCTTTTCTTGgccatttccagagtggttttgatATGGGAAATGTTACTAGCATGGCTGAAATATATGAAGTATTCATTTTCATATTTGGCTGGCACAGAATTAAGGGTTATGATGTTGACCTGGGTAGTTTCCAATCACTTTAGTCTCTGGCTTGCCACCATTCTAAGCATCTTTTATTTGCTCAAAATAGCTAGTTTCtccagacctgttttcctgtatcTGAAGTGGAGAGTAAAAAAAGTGCTCCTGCTGATTCTTCTCGGAAATTTAATCTTCCTGATGTTCAATATATTACAAATCAACACTCACATAGAAGACTGGATGGATCAATATAAGAGAAATATAACGTGGGATTCCAGAGTGAATGAATTTGTGGGGTTTTCAAATCTGGTTTTATTGGAGATGATTATGTTCTCTGTAACACCATTCACCGTGGCTCTGGTCTCCTTCATCCTGTTAATCTTCTCTTTATGGAAACATCTCCAGAAGATGCATCTCAGTTCCAGAGGGGAACGAGACCCTAGCACAAAAGCCCATGTGAATGCCCTGAGAATTATGGTCTCCTTCCTCTTACTCTATGCCACTTACTTCATATCcttttttatatcattaattccTATGGCACATAAAAAAGGACTAGATCTTATGTTTAGCCTAACTGTTGGACTTTTCTACCCTTCAAGCCACTCATTTATCTTGATTTTGGGACATTCTAATCTAAGGCATTCCAGTTGTCTGGTGATAACCTATCTGAGATGTAAGGAAAAGGATTAG